From a region of the Syngnathus typhle isolate RoL2023-S1 ecotype Sweden linkage group LG12, RoL_Styp_1.0, whole genome shotgun sequence genome:
- the LOC133163396 gene encoding uncharacterized protein LOC133163396 isoform X1 translates to MPIFDPLGLLAPVTIQGRALLRELSSECSEWDAPLPENKQNKWESWRNSLEDLKELHVPRTYTSTSLRQAERNKLYLFSDASTKAIGAVAYLKAVQQDDKVEVGFIIGKARLAPQSEPTIPRLELCAAVLAVEMADLIQEELDQQLDAVHFYTDSKVVLGYICNESKRFYTYVHNRVQRIRQSSKPEQWHYVRTEENPADHASRSLTPSQLAKTIWFTGPSFIYRSSAETNQASGKFELIDPEKDCELRPQVKTLATNLQVLTCKGFQRFSTFKSLVRAIAFLIHIAKSFNGSNPNRKCKGWHKCHLPQTLDEMTRAKHIILKETQRATFGKELLALQAGKPIPTQSPLQKLSPILDDGLIVVGGRIKHSDFEDFEKNPIIIPKDSHISLLLTRHHHEQVKHQGRHLTEGAIRAAGLWLIGGKRLVNSVIHKCIICRKLRGKQEEQRMADLPSERLKMCPPFTYVGLDVFGPWTITTRRTRGGQAQNKRWAIMFSCMSSRAVHIEVIESLDTSSCVNALRRFFALRGPAKSLLSDRGTNFIGASKELRMDSTVQQYLSDQGCIWEFNPPHASHMGGAWERMIGVARRILDSMLLQNKVELTHEVLCTLMAEVTAIINARPLLPVSSDPDNPFILSPSMLLTQRSCLLPPPGEFLEKDLYTKQWRQVQALANQFWMRWRREYLPLLQKRQKWTQSRRNLQVGDLVLLKDKQVTRNSWPMARVTATFHGKDNRVRRVEVKVSDQGNIKTFMRPVTEIILLLPKD, encoded by the exons ATGCC CATCTTTGATCCTCTGGGTCTGTTGGCACCTGTCACTATCCAAGGAAGAGCGCTACTCCGTGAACTATCATCAGAGTGTTCAGAATGGGATGCACCTCTTCCGGagaacaagcaaaacaaatgggAAAGTTGGAGAAATTCCCTAGAAGATCTTAAAGAGCTTCACGTCCCAAGAACCTACACATCAACTTCTCTCAGGCAAGCAGAACGCAAcaaactgtatttattttcagatgCTTCAACCAAAGCAATTGGTGCTGTAGCCTACCTGAAAGCAGTCCAACAAGATGACAAGGTTGAGGTAGGATTCATTATTGGCAAGGCAAGACTTGCTCCTCAATCAGAACCCACTATACCAAGGCTTGAACTGTGCGCCGCTGTCTTGGCAGTCGAGATGGCCGATCTAATTCAGGAGGAGTTAGACCAACAGCTGGATGCAGTTCATTTTTACACAGACAGTAAAGTAGTTCTCGGCTACATCTGTAACGAGTCAAAAAGATTCTACACATATGTCCACAACAGAGTGCAGCGTATTCGTCAGTCCTCCAAGCCAGAACAGTGGCATTATGTGCGCACAGAGGAAAACCCTGCAGATCATGCTTCACGATCACTCACACCATCTCAACTGGCAAAAACAATATGGTTCACCGGACCATCCTTCATCTATCGTTCATCTGCAGAAACAAACCAAGCAAGTGGGAAGTTTGAGTTAATTGATCCAGAAAAAGACTGCGAATTAAGGCCACAAGTTAAAACACTGGCGACTAACCTTCAAGTCCTCACATGTAAAGGCTTCCAACGCTTCTCTACCTTCAAGTCATTGGTCAGAGCGATAGCTTTCCTCATTCACATCGCAAAATCATTCAATGGCAGTAATCCAAACAGAAAATGCAAAGGATGGCACAAATGTCACTTACCTCAAACACTGGACGAAATGACTCGCGCTAAACATATCATTCTCAAGGAGACACAACGAGCAACGTTTGGAAAAGAACTGTTGGCTCTTCAAGCTGGAAAACCAATTCCCACACAAAGCCCTCTACAAAAACTCAGCCCAATCCTGGATGATGGCCTTATAGTTGTCGGAGGCCGAATCAAGCACTCTGATTTTGAGGACTTTGAAAAGAACCCAATAATCATTCCCAAGGACTCTCACATTTCTCTCCTGCTCACTCGTCACCACCATGAGCAAGTAAAACACCAGGGTCGCCACCTGACAGAAGGCGCAATAAGGGCTGCTGGGCTTTGGCTTATAGGTGGCAAAAGACTTGTCAACTCTGTGATCCACAAATGCATTATTTGCCGCAAACTACGTGGTAAACAGGAAGAACAACGCATGGCAGATCTGCCATCAGAACGCCTTAAAATGTGTCCTCCTTTTACTTATGTGGGCCTTGATGTTTTCGGGCCATGGACAATAACTACCAGGCGTACTAGAGGTGGACAAGCCCAAAACAAGCGCTGGGCCATCATGTTTAGCTGCATGAGTTCGAGAGCTGTACATATTGAGGTGATCGAATCCCTGGACACATCCAGCTGTGTAAACGCCCTGAGACGCTTCTTTGCTCTGAGGGGTCCCGCCAAAAGTCTTTTATCTGATCGAGGTACAAACTTCATTGGGGCATCCAAGGAGCTAAGAatggacagtacagtacaacagtatcTAAGTGACCAAGGGTGCATCTGGGAATTCAATCCACCTCATGCCTCCCACATGGGAGGCGCCTGGGAGCGCATGATTGGTGTGGCTCGAAGAATTCTGGACTCCATGCTGCTTCAAAACAAGGTAGAACTAACTCACGAAGTGTTGTGCACTCTCATGGCGGAAGTTACAGCCATCATAAATGCAAGGCCACTTCTCCCAGTTTCATCGGATCCAGACAATCCATTCATTCTGTCTCCGTCAATGCTCCTCACACAGAGATCGTGCCTTCTACCACCTCCTGGAGAATTCTTGGAGAAGGACTTGTACACTAAGCAATGGAGGCAAGTTCAGGCTCTTGCCAACCAGTTTTGGATGCGTTGGAGGAGGGAGTACCTGCCCTTACtacaaaagagacaaaaatgGACTCAATCTAGAAGAAATCTGCAAGTCGGTGaccttgttttgctcaaagacaAGCAGGTCACACGCAACAGCTGGCCTATGGCCCGGGTCACTGCAACATTCCATGGAAAGGACAATCGTGTAAGAAGGGTCGAAGTTAAAGTCAGTGACCAAGGCAACATTAAGACATTTATGCGACCAGTGACGGaaatcatcctcctcctccccaaagACTGA
- the LOC133163396 gene encoding uncharacterized protein LOC133163396 isoform X2 → MADLIQEELDQQLDAVHFYTDSKVVLGYICNESKRFYTYVHNRVQRIRQSSKPEQWHYVRTEENPADHASRSLTPSQLAKTIWFTGPSFIYRSSAETNQASGKFELIDPEKDCELRPQVKTLATNLQVLTCKGFQRFSTFKSLVRAIAFLIHIAKSFNGSNPNRKCKGWHKCHLPQTLDEMTRAKHIILKETQRATFGKELLALQAGKPIPTQSPLQKLSPILDDGLIVVGGRIKHSDFEDFEKNPIIIPKDSHISLLLTRHHHEQVKHQGRHLTEGAIRAAGLWLIGGKRLVNSVIHKCIICRKLRGKQEEQRMADLPSERLKMCPPFTYVGLDVFGPWTITTRRTRGGQAQNKRWAIMFSCMSSRAVHIEVIESLDTSSCVNALRRFFALRGPAKSLLSDRGTNFIGASKELRMDSTVQQYLSDQGCIWEFNPPHASHMGGAWERMIGVARRILDSMLLQNKVELTHEVLCTLMAEVTAIINARPLLPVSSDPDNPFILSPSMLLTQRSCLLPPPGEFLEKDLYTKQWRQVQALANQFWMRWRREYLPLLQKRQKWTQSRRNLQVGDLVLLKDKQVTRNSWPMARVTATFHGKDNRVRRVEVKVSDQGNIKTFMRPVTEIILLLPKD, encoded by the coding sequence ATGGCCGATCTAATTCAGGAGGAGTTAGACCAACAGCTGGATGCAGTTCATTTTTACACAGACAGTAAAGTAGTTCTCGGCTACATCTGTAACGAGTCAAAAAGATTCTACACATATGTCCACAACAGAGTGCAGCGTATTCGTCAGTCCTCCAAGCCAGAACAGTGGCATTATGTGCGCACAGAGGAAAACCCTGCAGATCATGCTTCACGATCACTCACACCATCTCAACTGGCAAAAACAATATGGTTCACCGGACCATCCTTCATCTATCGTTCATCTGCAGAAACAAACCAAGCAAGTGGGAAGTTTGAGTTAATTGATCCAGAAAAAGACTGCGAATTAAGGCCACAAGTTAAAACACTGGCGACTAACCTTCAAGTCCTCACATGTAAAGGCTTCCAACGCTTCTCTACCTTCAAGTCATTGGTCAGAGCGATAGCTTTCCTCATTCACATCGCAAAATCATTCAATGGCAGTAATCCAAACAGAAAATGCAAAGGATGGCACAAATGTCACTTACCTCAAACACTGGACGAAATGACTCGCGCTAAACATATCATTCTCAAGGAGACACAACGAGCAACGTTTGGAAAAGAACTGTTGGCTCTTCAAGCTGGAAAACCAATTCCCACACAAAGCCCTCTACAAAAACTCAGCCCAATCCTGGATGATGGCCTTATAGTTGTCGGAGGCCGAATCAAGCACTCTGATTTTGAGGACTTTGAAAAGAACCCAATAATCATTCCCAAGGACTCTCACATTTCTCTCCTGCTCACTCGTCACCACCATGAGCAAGTAAAACACCAGGGTCGCCACCTGACAGAAGGCGCAATAAGGGCTGCTGGGCTTTGGCTTATAGGTGGCAAAAGACTTGTCAACTCTGTGATCCACAAATGCATTATTTGCCGCAAACTACGTGGTAAACAGGAAGAACAACGCATGGCAGATCTGCCATCAGAACGCCTTAAAATGTGTCCTCCTTTTACTTATGTGGGCCTTGATGTTTTCGGGCCATGGACAATAACTACCAGGCGTACTAGAGGTGGACAAGCCCAAAACAAGCGCTGGGCCATCATGTTTAGCTGCATGAGTTCGAGAGCTGTACATATTGAGGTGATCGAATCCCTGGACACATCCAGCTGTGTAAACGCCCTGAGACGCTTCTTTGCTCTGAGGGGTCCCGCCAAAAGTCTTTTATCTGATCGAGGTACAAACTTCATTGGGGCATCCAAGGAGCTAAGAatggacagtacagtacaacagtatcTAAGTGACCAAGGGTGCATCTGGGAATTCAATCCACCTCATGCCTCCCACATGGGAGGCGCCTGGGAGCGCATGATTGGTGTGGCTCGAAGAATTCTGGACTCCATGCTGCTTCAAAACAAGGTAGAACTAACTCACGAAGTGTTGTGCACTCTCATGGCGGAAGTTACAGCCATCATAAATGCAAGGCCACTTCTCCCAGTTTCATCGGATCCAGACAATCCATTCATTCTGTCTCCGTCAATGCTCCTCACACAGAGATCGTGCCTTCTACCACCTCCTGGAGAATTCTTGGAGAAGGACTTGTACACTAAGCAATGGAGGCAAGTTCAGGCTCTTGCCAACCAGTTTTGGATGCGTTGGAGGAGGGAGTACCTGCCCTTACtacaaaagagacaaaaatgGACTCAATCTAGAAGAAATCTGCAAGTCGGTGaccttgttttgctcaaagacaAGCAGGTCACACGCAACAGCTGGCCTATGGCCCGGGTCACTGCAACATTCCATGGAAAGGACAATCGTGTAAGAAGGGTCGAAGTTAAAGTCAGTGACCAAGGCAACATTAAGACATTTATGCGACCAGTGACGGaaatcatcctcctcctccccaaagACTGA